The Pan paniscus chromosome 2, NHGRI_mPanPan1-v2.0_pri, whole genome shotgun sequence genome contains the following window.
attggggattacaattcgacatgagatttgggtggggacacaaatccaaaccatatcaggcactTAGCAGTGGATTTAGAGAATTCCTTATATACCATTGTGATATTCCATATAGCATTGCTTCTGACTGGCAACTCATTTCAAAGTAAAGGAAATCTGGTAATGAGCTCACACTCGTGAAATTCATTAGTCTTAACTATATCACCCATAATCCTGAAGTAGTTGGCCTGATTGAACAATGTGGTGGTCTTTGGAAGACTCAGTTATAGAATCAGCTGGGGGACAGGACCTTGCAGGGCTAGGATAATGTTCTCCAGGATGTGGTACATGCTCAGAATTAGCAACCATGATGATATAGTGCTTAGTTCCAAGAATTAAAGGGTAGAATGGACTGGCTTTCTCAAAATTAGCCCTAATGGTAAActagttttttttcccttttctttctgtaCCCATAACTTTGATCTCTGCTATTTTAGAAATCTTAGTacccaaggaaaaaaaatgttgccattagagaagaaaattaaaaattcctttaaaGTTGAGACTACTACATGGGCTCTTAATATCATTAAATCAACAGAGGGAGGGGCTTACTGTTCTGGTCCAGCAATGTTGGGGCGTTCTGGAAGGAAAGAGTCTTTGTTTTGGGACTGTGAGGCACATTTAGATCTTTGGTACAGGGTACCAGTAGAAACTTCCAGTCATGGGTCCAGCCCTAAAACACACCCCTCCTTCTTCTCAAATGCCATTTAGGGATAGAAAATTGTGCATAGTTGAGAATTTTTCATGAGTGcatcatttcaagaaaaaaaattagaggcttgttttttcttttcattgctctATTTTCTAGTTGGGAACTTAATTTAAAGCATTTTATCCACTTAAAACATGATCACAAACTTTAAGAAATTGGCCAGGGTGAGGCCAACAGCTTTAGAGATGTCTGAATTGGCATTCTCTAAATTGTAGATTCCATGGTGTTAGAGGTCATTTGATAGAGAGCAAGTTGCAATAccacagtatttttttctgtcttgatagaaatttttattagagaaaatACTCTGCTATCCAGAAGGATGCATTATATTGGCCTCTGCACAGCAAGCTTGGGTTCTAAATAAAACTTAATTTGTGCCAATGGGGATTGCATCAGctggttacacacacacacacacacccctctggtGATTCTTACTTTCTGTCTTCTGTCATCATAGTGTTTATTGTAGCAACACCTGCACAATACTTCTAGAGGATTTGCTCTGGGTAGCACTGTTTGTTATAAGCTCCTCTCAGCTTCACGTATTTTCTGGGAAGGTCCACAGCCCCCATTCTCATTTTGGTCGGTAGCTCCCACCTGAGGCAGTTCCCATCATATCTGTGAGGTTAGTTAAACGAGTTTACTTATTTAGGTGTTGGTTGCCTTAATTCAGAGGTAAGAATACTGACTTGAAGGACTAAAAGTTTAATGAAGGGTCCTGAAGAACTTAAAAGTTTTTCCCAATGCCGGCCAGGTgagatggcgcatgcctgtgatcttagcactttgggaggtggaggcaggaggtttgcttgagcccaggagtttgggaccagcctgggcaacacagcaagaccccgtctctacataaAAAATGGGTTTTCCAATGTTAATGTTCAGTGGCTTGATATATTTAATTTCtgtccttcttgctgtgttcagTACAAATCTAGTAGAGAAGCACCTCCCCAGAGATCGTCAACTATATAGCAGGCCCCAGGAAACAGAGCCTGGCTCCAGGCATTACCTGCCATGCCTCTTTAGAAGCTTCCCTCTTCCAACCAGTGGCCTCCATCCTACCTCCTGCCCTCCCAGGATTCAGTTTTCTAAGTATAAAGCTGTTTGAAACCATACATGACTAAAGTTAGAGGGGAGCTTACCTTTGTCATCTACCCTAATTCTTCATTGAACAGATGGACAAACTGAGGCCAAGGGAAATtagtggcttgcccaaggtcacaatgTCAGCCAGGAGCAGAGCTGGGCTATGTGTCTCCTGACTCCCAGTTCAGTGCTCTCTCCACTGAGCCAAGATGCCTGGCATCAAATGATTGAGGCTTTACAGGGTTGCTGTGCCTAGAGATGACTttctgtaccatattttctttggtAAGATTTCAAGCTAAATATCTCTCTCAGctctaaaatatttatactgaGTATCAGGGGTCTGTGGACACCATTGCTTCATTAAGTTTGGCAGTGGAGGCAGCATCCCCAGCAGTAGCAGGGAGCCTGGTGGGTCAAGTACAACTCACCCCTCTTCTGGGGAGATGTGGCCTCAGTGTGGGGGGGCCCCAGTGAACCATTTGCTGAAATGATATAAACTTCATTTGCAATTCTTGGGGTCTGTAATGGCCACGTGAGTGATGAAGAAACACATATTTAATTAGCAAATGTTATGTTCTAGATTCCACGCTGAGCATCACAATGGCTAAAGCTGGGGCTTTGTAGACAGTCATATAGGTTTAAGTCCCAGTTCAACTAGTTATTAGCTGTTAAATCTTGTGCAAGTTATCTAACCTCTAGACTTTAGCTcacatatctgtaaaatggagctgctgctgctgttaccTACCTGTCAAGTTTGTTattgaatgaaataaattaatatttataaagcaccaGAACAATGCTTTCTACGCACTTACCAGGTAAGTGCTGTATAGTGATTGCTATATAGTAAGTGCTATATGGTGATTGCTGTTactatgcaaattaaaattatattcacataaaacattaacatgtattttttacTGGGATGAAAAGATACAGATTATATACATTAGAATTGCTACCTATGAGTCtatatggaaatttttttttttgtaaaagcagccaggcacggtgactcatgcctgtaatcccagcacttggggatgcTAAGgtaggcacatcacctgaggtcaggagtttgagaccagcctggccaacatggtgaaatcccatctctacggaaaatacaaaatcagccaggtgtggtgacgcatgcctgtaatcccagttacttgggaggctgaggcaagagaatcacttgaacttgggaggtggaggttgcagtgagtcgagattgtgccattgcactccagcctgggcaacagagcgagactctgtaacaacaacaacaacaacaacaacaacaacaacaacaccaccaccaccacaaccaggcAAGCCATTCTAAAGCCCCTGCTTTTAATCACAGCAGATACTGTTTTGTTATTATCCCACTGAGaagatgaataaactgaggttAAAATAGTGTAAATCAAGGCATCAAACATCCATGAAgcggcaggagaagcacttggaAGATGGTTTCTGGTATCAGATGGGTGATTTTAAGTCCCTCTTTTTCATCACTAAACTTCAAGATCTGCTGGCTGTCCAAAATTCATACTGTTTGAAGAGCCTGCTCAGATTCTGCTAGCCACACCAAGCTTTTGGAGAGAGTGGAGTCAAGAGACGTGTTTTCCAATTGTAGGAAGTGTTGTCTCTAATGCATGCGATGAGCTTCGTCaacaagtttatacaaatagatggGAAGAGTGTAATGTGAGAAactgaaataaaaccaaaatgcCCTAAAAGACAGGATTGGCTAAATAAATTATGCCTATCCATATAACAGAATATAGGTAGCCCATAATATACTACTACGGAATATGACCTAGAAAAATATTcatgatatattattttttgaaaatgtcacAATGTGGTATATAGAATGTATGTGGTGTacagaatgtgtgtgtatatacacacacatacacttgtaCATGTACAGAAAAATGGTAAGCGGGACGTACATATCATAATGTGTGGGGTATTATGGAAGAGTcttacttctcttttctttcatctatattttgtattttttctagaataaacccatatgattttttaaaaggaaaaataatttattaaaaatagcaGCAGAGGCATGTATAGTAAAGGCTGTTTTGCCTGTGGGTGGTGCTCCTCTTCTGCGCTTCTATAATCAGCTTGGAAAGAATCTTGTCTGCTCCTGCCTGGCTGATGCAATGCTCCTACCTTTGTGCACAGGTGGCTGTTCTTGCACAAGGCCATTGCAGCGTGGATCCTATTGCACAGTTATTCAGTACACAGTCAGCTACAAGCACTGACATAGAGCTTGGCACATGTCTGCAAACCCTACCCACATGCTCGGATAtgtttgaaatgaatgaattagtgaaCCGGACTGGGGTCAACAGCTTGAATTTGTATACAGGCTCTGCCATTTATAGGCTAGGTGAGTCCTAGGCTCCTGATCTGTACTGCAACAATAGTAATCATAACTTAAGAGACCTCCAATTGTGTTTTGAAAATGGCAAAGTGCTGGTCACAAGATGGCTGGGGAAGCCGAGAGAGAGTTTATTATTATTGCTCCATCTACTAACAAATTTACATCTCCCCATCCTTCATTTCTCCTTGGCTGCCTAAGGCATCATGGTTACCATAGCAGCCAGATGCTGATGATGCCTCCAGGGGGCGGCAAGGTGAAACTGAGCCAGTTCCCAGTCCTCACCTCCCCATACTCTTTCCAGGCCAGGGTGAGATGGTCTGAAGCTCAATCTCTGGTCAGGTCCCCACTCTGTCTTGATCATTTAGACCCACAAACTCTGCCTCTGCAATTTCAGTTCAGGGCCTTGAAACACCTCTTCAGAGACTCCCTCCTCCCCAAGCTCTGTCTTCTGGCAACCTGCCTGGTTGCCGTGGAAACAGGTTCCACTGCGGACAAAGGAGGGAGCTGGGTCCTGCTTCCTCCTGGTCTTGTCGATGAGGATTTTTAGACCGTGGAGACTGCGCTGCCCTGCCCTGCACCTACCCTCACTCTCCGTGTTCTCACTAAGGTGGAAATTGCCTTCCCTCACTACTGACGAGACCATGTGTAAAAGCGTGACCACAGATGAGTGGAAGAAAGTCTTCTATGAGAAGATGGAGGAGGCAAAGCCGGCTGACAGCTGGGACCTCATCATAGACCCCAACCTCAAGCACAATGTGCTGAGCCCTGGTTGGAAGCAGTACCTGGAATTGCATGCTTCAGGCAGGTGAGTAGCCCAGGAAGGTGGATCCCTGCAGGCCACCTCTAGGTCCCTAGCTCTGGGGCACCTTCCAAGGAGAGGAAGATTACGTAGAACCCAAGTGTTTAGCTTCAATCTCACTATTAGGCTGGCGTAGACTGGAAGTCAGAGAAAGAGTCCCTAACTGGGAACTACGACACTTGAGTTGGATTTCAGCCCTTCTACTGATCACCTGTGTTACTCTTCCTCTCTGAGTCACAATTTTTCCGTCTGGAAAATAAAGACATAGAATATACGTATGAGTCCTACACActgacattttacatattttctattttaacagTCTCTTAAAAAGTAGTTTAAAACCAGAGAAGAAGGGTTTGAGGCCCACTGGGGGTCGAGACGTCCGTGCTCTGGTCCTGGGACCGGTTTAAATCTATTTAACTCAActtaatttcacttaaaatattgaATACATGAGATGTGCCAGAAACTGGCTCTGCCATTGGCTCCATGGCTATTGAGGAACTCGATTTTCTTCTTGGACCTGGCTTTCTCCTTTTGCACAGTGAGAGGTTAGCCTGTGGTCCACAGAGCAGCAGGATCGGCATCAGCTGGAATTTGTTAGGAAAGCAGAATCTTGGGCCCCTTTTAGATCTGAATCAGAATCTGATTTCAAGAAGAGTTCTAGGTGATTAGTATGTAAAAACTATCTGAGATGAATTTCTAGCACTCTTGTTCATGGGTCCAGAGTGTAGGGGCTTACCTTTGAGACATAAGATGGGGAGGCTGAGTGGTGCAGCCTGGAAGTCAGAAGCAAGGCCTTCCTGCTTGCCCTGGTTCAGCCAATTCACTTCAATTCAGGAAACATTACTGGGCACCTGTTACGTGCTGGGCGCCGGTTCTGCCTCTAGCTGTGTGTACATGGATgcctctctcactctgtctcagcataaaagaaaacattaattagGTGATTTCCAGGTCCCTCTAGTTACGACATTTTTCAATCCAGGTTTTGTAGTCTGGTCTGAGAGAGGAAACAGTCCCCAAAAGATGTGTGAAcaagaagagaatgaaaatgtGAAGCTCCTAAACTGGCTGACAGGAGGGGTGTCAAGGGCTGGACACTTACAGGCAGGATCAGGAGCTTCTTGAAGACCTGGAAGGCTGTGGGGGCTGAGTGGGGAGGGCTTGTGGCTGCCCCAGACCTGGctggggacctgtaatccccagctggCCCCAGTCAGGCCTGGGAGACTACAGGCCTTGGGGATCTGGGCACAGactgcctccacctccaggccTTGTGATGCATTAACTCTGACACTGGCCTGGACGTTGATAGCTAGTAATGGTGTCATTTTCTCCTAATTTGGATCTAGCCTGTTCACAGTCAGTGTTAACAGATAGAAATGTGCAGATGGATTATGTGTTTCTTATCTGGTGTGAGAAGGAAGGACTCACCTAGTGCACCACGCGCATTTTGCCCATGAGGAATAAGAATGACGCCCAATGCTGGGGTGTTGGGAGTTAGGCCTCTGGAAAGCGCTGAGGAGGTAGAGCACTGCTGGATGCCCGGTGACATCCTGAGGAACCTGCTGTAGTCCTAGGGGCACTTGCAAGGCTGAGTGGCTTCCTGGGGAAAGCTAATGAACCCAGGGCGCCGGCAACACACTTCCTCCACCTCCAGGCTCTGCTTAGCCTCCACGTCCCCTCACGCCATTCCTAGGGCTGTTTCCACCACCTCCGCCCGTCTTctattcctccctctcctcccgtCTCCGCAGGTTCCACTGCTCCTGGTGCTGGCACACCTGGCAGTCGCCCTACGTGGTCATCCTCTTCCACATGTTCCTGGACCGCGCCCAGCGGGCGGGCTCGGTGCGCATGCGCGTCTTCAAGCAGCTGTGCTACGAGTGCGGCACGGCGCGGCTGGACGAGTCCAGCATGCTGGAGGAGAACATCGAGGGCCTGGTGGACAATCTCATCACCAGCCTGCGCGAGCAGTGCTACGGCGAGCGCGGCGGCCAGTACCGCATCCACGTGGCCAGCCGCCAGGACAACCGGCGGCACCGCGGAGAGTTCTGCGAGGCCTGCCAGGAGGGCATCGTGCACTGGAAGCCCAGCGAGAAGCTGCTGGAGGAGGAGGCGACCACCTACACCTTCTCCCGGGCGCCCAGCCCCACCAAGTCGCAGGACGAGACGGGCTCAGGCTGGAACTTCTGCTCTATCCCTTGGTGCTTGTTTTGGGCCACGGTCCTGCTGCTGATCATCTACCTGCAGTTCTCTTTCCGTAGCTCCGTATAAGATTCCGTGGTTGGGCCCAGAGCCTGTCGAGGGTGCCAGTTAGCTGATGCGAGGGTAGAGGAGAGACGTGGGTTGAGAATAGTGTAAACTTCTAGCGCTGGTGATGTCACTGACTCAGTGGGGATCTTGGACAAATTATACagtttttccatctataaaacTTAGGGTTTGGGCAAGATCATTGGTTTATCATAGTGAAACCCAGGACCCCAGAGTTCTGCGTAGGTGGCTCAGGGACTTTTGGATTTGGAAAGTAGGCTAAGCTAGTGggtgtctccaactcctggtctaaaCACCCATCCTCCAACTCCTACCTCCTCCTCTTGCTTCGATCAGAACAGCTTTACTTTAGATGGGGTTCCATTTAAGATttttgtaccaaaaaaaaaaaaaaaaagtttaactacttttaaaaagtttgaaaattagaGGACTGGGTGATTTCAAAAGGGCTTTCCACAGTAATGAGCTCGACCTTGCTCTTATTAGTCCCTCACCCCTGCCCCTCATGATCTCCCACTTTCTCTAGCTGCAGCCTTAAATAAGCTTCTTTGCCCACCCTGTGAGCCTCATCCGTGATTCTGCCTTCACACCCGCAGCAGAGGTTTCCCTTGAAGTGCAAGAGGTGGGACATCAGGCTGTTCCTTTGCTGCCAGGTACACAgggtctcttttttttgtttctcagaTTCCAGCTTCTTTCCACTCAGGGCAGATTCTGGGGTCTGCCTGCCTGAAAGATGGTGGTTGGGGTGGGGTCTCATAGAGCTAGGCTTCTCACCCACTGCGTATTAACTGGCAGAGAATTTAGGGGAGGTTCAGAAGACAGAGTTTTAGAAGCAAAGCACAAAATCTCTGGGAGGCCTTATAATGGAGGGTCTTCAGAGTTCAGGGACCAAGTCTAGCAGATTCTCAGCAGTGCTGATGGCCAGAATTCAGGAGCAGGGGCCTGGCCTCCTGGGTTCTTTGCTGAAATTATAGTTGAATGGCTTTCTCACATTGGCCAAGCATGAGGCCTCTTGCCAAAGATCAGCTGTCCCCCTAAAGCCACAGGGATGGGATATCTTCAGCAAGAGAGAGGGCGTTAAAGATGTAAAATGCTTTGTCCATGGGGAAGTGCACAGATATGTGGGAGAACCTTACAAGGCTCTAAAATGAGATGTGATATGGCTTGAAATGGGAGGAGAGACTTTCTGACAGTGGAGGGTCTGGAATGGAATTGGTGGGGAGAGGCAGCAGCTGCACTTTTGAGGGGCCTCATTTACCCCACCTCTGTTAAAAACTTGACTACTCTCCTCTTTAATAGAAAGTCACCATCATCTGTAGTGATGGAGGAAGGGGGTCACTTATGTAAAGATGGGACACTTTAATAAAGACAGGATATCTTCCATAAGGCTTAGTAGTCATTAATGTGTGTTTGAGATTCCCCCACAGTCCCAGATCTGTAATGAGCTATTGGTCCCCTCCATCTCGCCACCCTGTCTCCCCTTTTCTCCCTTCTGCCCCCTGACCCCACTGCCACATAAGGCTCTATCTAGCTCCAGCTTTGGGCCAGTCTTGTCCACAGTCaggagggatggaagtcagtCATTCAGGGGATCAGCATAAGGTCAGTTTTACTCCTATCCTGGCTCGAATTCAAGTAAGCAGCGATGGCTTCCTTTACTTCATTCACAGagtatttatttcttcctctagTCCGCATATCCTGAACACCTGATATCTAGCAAGTCACTTGCTAGACAGTAGGTGTTCAGAATATGCAGACTAGAGGAAGAAATGAATACTGTGGGTGCAGCGGAATATAGGGGGTGCTCTCTGGTTTCTCAGACATATCTGCTTGCTACAGAAGTTTTCAGCCCTGGCTGTACTTCAGAAATTCTGGggagattttaaagaaatataagtaCTCAGCCTCTACCCCAGACCAATGGGATCAAAATTTGGGGGAAGTGGGACCTGAGCATCTGAATTAGAATAAAACACCCAGGTGATCGACCTGTACTGCCTGGTGTAATGCCTTCTAACTGAGGGATAGACTTCCTTTTGCATCTAGTTTTATGAAAAATGAGCCCTGAGATCTTCCTTGATGATTTGCCCTGGATTCTTTAGGACTGGGGCTCGGCTTCCCTTTCTCTAGCTGCCCTACTCACTCCCCAGCCTGTGCTCTGGGGAGTTCACCGTCCCTCACACTCCCTTGCTCCCGCAGGTTTGCTGCTACAATGGCTGTGTTCTGCTCTGAGAGTCTTTGTCACTGAGCTCTGCCACCCTTGCTGGGACACTCATAAAACTTGTTATAATTACTCATCCCTGCTAGGATGTAAGTTCCAAAAAGCATAGACTCCATGGATTTCATTCACCTCTATTGAATGCATAACAAAtgttcaataaaaatgtattgaatgaataaatgaaccaaTAAGCTGAGCCATCTCCAGCCAGATCTTCACCTCTCTAGCATATTATGCTTGTGACGATATTCAGAGTCTCCTTCTCACTTCACCACTCATTCTTTCTATGTCTTGAACTTACATATCCCAGAGCAAATCAGTTTAAATTAAGGTACTTGAAGTAGGGACAgcgttttgtttttatttttgttttgttttaagatgatAGCATGGGGTCATGTGAGCTGTGGGTCCTCATTTGATTTTAATTGGGTTCTGCTGGGACTTTTGGGGGGTCATtattctctctgggtctctgggtCTTAGATGCTCTTACGATATGAAGCATTCTGAAGTCTGTCTTTGTGCCATCCTGTATTAGCCCATATAAAGCATTTTTACACACTTTCCAATGACAAGTTCTCCAGCCTGTATTTGAGCACCCCCAGTGACAGGAGGTCATTACCACCCAAGGCAGCTCATGCCATCTTTGGATAGTTCTGCCTTTTAAAGGCTTTTCCTTTTAAGCCTCCCTCAAAAGGGTTTGAATTTTTTCACTTTCTGGTTCTGGTTCTCACAAGTGGGATCCCACAGGGGAGGATGTTTCCTATTCCCCATACAGATCTTTTCTCAGCACTGCAGCCAGGGCAATCCTTTTAACCTAAGTCAGATCCTGCCATTCTTGCGCTCCCTTTTGTGTTCTGTAAAAGCCAAGTCCCGCAAGGCCAAACGTGGTGTGGCTTCAGCCATGTTACTGACATCCTCTAGTGCTCTTTGCCCTCATTTCTGTAGCTACCCTGGTTTCTTTGCTGTTCCCCAAATACACAGGCATGTATGTGCTTAGGGCCTTATTCtacctgttccctctgcctggaatggtcTTTCCCAAGAAATTCACTTGCCTCACTTTGTGACCTCCCTCAAGTGTTGGCTCAAGTCTCAACTCAGATGCTCTTCTCAGGCCTTCTACTTCATGCTGTCACctgttcccccaccccaccctctcgCTCCTGGTTCGCCTTGCGCTTACCTTAGCCTGTGTTTTCAGAAAGCAGAAGTCAAGGCAGAGGTTTATG
Protein-coding sequences here:
- the RTP1 gene encoding receptor-transporting protein 1; the protein is MRIFRPWRLRCPALHLPSLSVFSLRWKLPSLTTDETMCKSVTTDEWKKVFYEKMEEAKPADSWDLIIDPNLKHNVLSPGWKQYLELHASGRFHCSWCWHTWQSPYVVILFHMFLDRAQRAGSVRMRVFKQLCYECGTARLDESSMLEENIEGLVDNLITSLREQCYGERGGQYRIHVASRQDNRRHRGEFCEACQEGIVHWKPSEKLLEEEATTYTFSRAPSPTKSQDETGSGWNFCSIPWCLFWATVLLLIIYLQFSFRSSV